The proteins below are encoded in one region of Methanofollis aquaemaris:
- a CDS encoding PIN domain-containing protein: MTRVFIDTNLFLGLYDAGEDFQTVIAEIERLKPDLLLPETVLDEFLRNRDRLLGHHAKALRNAAGAVQSPPSFLRDSPETAAFEEAAERYSHSLLALADEIEAMITDKKEDPVWAAIERLATDSGVRVIRWTGEHLGRAQSRKLVGNPPKNERGQTVGDEVIWEILLDEAEDDLVVITRDQTYQNHLSFLIHEFKLRTGHRLIVDDRISAALLATGREPSEALLRLEGGG, encoded by the coding sequence ATGACCAGAGTCTTCATCGACACCAACCTGTTCCTGGGGCTGTACGATGCCGGCGAGGATTTTCAGACAGTCATAGCGGAGATCGAACGGCTGAAGCCCGACCTGCTCCTCCCCGAGACCGTCCTCGACGAGTTCCTCCGCAACAGGGACCGGCTCCTCGGACACCACGCAAAAGCGTTGAGGAACGCCGCCGGGGCCGTCCAGAGCCCGCCCTCTTTTCTCAGGGACTCGCCGGAGACCGCCGCCTTCGAGGAGGCGGCCGAACGGTACAGCCATTCTCTCCTGGCACTCGCCGACGAGATCGAGGCGATGATCACCGATAAGAAGGAAGACCCGGTCTGGGCGGCCATCGAACGCCTTGCCACCGATTCCGGGGTGCGGGTGATCAGATGGACCGGCGAACATCTGGGCCGGGCCCAGAGCCGCAAACTCGTCGGCAACCCCCCGAAGAACGAGCGGGGCCAGACCGTCGGGGACGAGGTGATCTGGGAGATCCTCCTCGACGAGGCGGAGGACGACCTCGTTGTCATCACCCGCGACCAGACCTACCAGAACCACCTCTCTTTTCTCATCCATGAGTTCAAGTTGCGGACCGGCCACCGCCTCATCGTCGACGACCGGATCTCCGCGGCCCTGCTGGCGACCGGCAGGGAACCGTCCGAGGCGCTGCTCAGGCTCGAAGGCGGGGGATAG
- a CDS encoding HdeD family acid-resistance protein has translation MEETGAPLEYGGFELPWWAVVLEGIAALVIGILLLTSPGITMVVIVQFLGILWLFGGVLALIGAVSIRENRGWNILSGVLGILAGIVILLYPVYAPFVLLTFLIILLGIWGIVYGITRLAWAMRGGGVGTGILGLLSLIFGVILIINPLIGAVTLPFVFGAFAVVGGIVAIAAGIKAR, from the coding sequence ATGGAAGAAACTGGTGCCCCTCTCGAATATGGGGGCTTTGAACTGCCATGGTGGGCCGTGGTGCTCGAAGGAATCGCGGCCCTCGTCATCGGGATACTCCTCCTGACCAGTCCTGGCATCACGATGGTCGTGATTGTCCAGTTTCTCGGGATCTTGTGGCTCTTCGGAGGAGTCCTGGCGCTCATCGGCGCGGTATCGATCCGTGAAAACAGGGGATGGAATATCCTATCAGGTGTCCTCGGGATCCTCGCCGGGATCGTGATCCTGCTCTATCCTGTCTACGCCCCGTTCGTGCTCCTGACCTTTCTGATCATCCTGCTCGGGATCTGGGGGATCGTGTACGGGATCACCAGACTTGCCTGGGCCATGCGGGGCGGGGGTGTGGGAACCGGCATCCTCGGACTTCTGAGCCTGATCTTTGGGGTAATCCTCATCATCAACCCGCTCATCGGCGCCGTGACGCTCCCGTTCGTCTTCGGGGCCTTCGCCGTCGTCGGCGGGATCGTGGCGATCGCGGCCGGGATAAAGGCGAGGTGA
- a CDS encoding DUF1254 domain-containing protein, producing MRVVLAEERRYEEFVDLAGEAYLYGYPLTECVRTLAKMTRGAEGAMGAPVNTFWHADQLLGPAFRQVVSPNNDTLYSTAVVDLGPEPMVLHVPDTHGRYYVMQCVDAWTNNFAYVGRRGTGTEEGVYAFVGPDWEGSLPEGVAMVRAPTDLLAIIGRTAVSGAEDVPAVRALQQQYTLTPLRAWPGPAPDAGERRPGDWPLPAPRPGVRADLLVWEEMRVWMQACPPPAAEREYLDRFAPLGLTDPESPYLDPEPEIAAALTMGRMAAEKAIRAYIRTSLKKMNGWLYTTHLWDYNTRFFEVGTVQEKSWMAEDFMRRAAAARAGLFGNHGYEAAYPWTYEDVAGELLTGKRRYLLHFDRLPPVGAFWSVTMYSSPDYMLVENPIGRYSIGDRTPGVQYHDDGSLDIHIQHDSPGPEKESNWLPAPEGEFRPIMRMYQPDRAVLDGSYLLPPIRRVG from the coding sequence GTGAGAGTTGTACTGGCAGAAGAGAGGAGATATGAGGAATTTGTAGACCTGGCGGGGGAGGCCTACCTGTACGGCTACCCGCTGACCGAGTGTGTCCGCACGCTGGCGAAGATGACCCGCGGGGCCGAGGGGGCGATGGGCGCCCCGGTGAACACCTTCTGGCATGCCGACCAACTGCTCGGTCCTGCGTTCAGGCAGGTGGTCTCGCCCAACAACGACACCCTGTACTCGACCGCCGTCGTCGACCTCGGGCCCGAACCGATGGTCCTCCATGTCCCCGACACCCATGGGCGCTACTATGTCATGCAGTGCGTGGACGCCTGGACAAACAACTTCGCCTATGTCGGCCGGCGGGGGACCGGGACGGAGGAGGGGGTCTATGCTTTTGTCGGCCCCGACTGGGAAGGAAGTCTCCCTGAGGGCGTGGCCATGGTCAGGGCGCCGACCGATCTGCTGGCCATCATCGGTCGGACGGCGGTGAGCGGGGCTGAAGACGTCCCCGCGGTCCGTGCCCTCCAGCAGCAGTATACCCTCACCCCGCTCCGCGCCTGGCCCGGCCCCGCCCCCGACGCCGGTGAGCGGCGCCCTGGAGACTGGCCGCTGCCCGCACCCCGTCCGGGCGTCAGGGCCGACCTCCTGGTATGGGAGGAGATGCGGGTCTGGATGCAGGCCTGCCCGCCCCCTGCCGCGGAGCGCGAGTACCTCGATCGCTTCGCCCCGCTGGGGCTCACCGATCCCGAGAGCCCGTACCTCGACCCCGAACCCGAGATCGCCGCGGCGTTGACCATGGGACGGATGGCGGCCGAGAAGGCGATCAGGGCGTATATCCGGACCTCCCTCAAGAAGATGAACGGATGGCTGTACACCACGCACCTCTGGGACTACAACACCCGCTTCTTCGAGGTCGGGACAGTGCAGGAGAAGTCCTGGATGGCCGAGGACTTCATGCGCCGTGCGGCGGCGGCACGGGCCGGGCTCTTCGGCAACCACGGTTACGAGGCGGCGTATCCCTGGACCTACGAGGACGTCGCCGGTGAACTCCTCACCGGCAAGCGCCGTTACCTCCTCCACTTCGACCGCCTCCCCCCGGTCGGCGCCTTCTGGTCGGTGACGATGTACTCCTCGCCCGACTATATGCTGGTCGAAAATCCCATCGGCCGTTACTCCATCGGCGACCGGACGCCCGGAGTGCAGTATCATGACGACGGTTCGCTCGACATCCATATCCAGCACGACTCGCCGGGCCCGGAGAAGGAATCGAACTGGCTGCCGGCGCCTGAAGGAGAGTTTCGGCCGATCATGCGGATGTACCAGCCTGACCGGGCGGTGCTGGACGGGTCGTACCTCCTCCCACCGATCCGCCGGGTCGGGTGA
- a CDS encoding MFS transporter: MERQTGIQKWGVLVVVCLAVFIMVIDTTIMNVSISALVVELDTTVPAIQSVIAIYALIMASFMLFGSRMQDVMGRKRAFLFGVVLYGIGTFVASMSWNLGVLLVGWSVFEGVGAVFMMPATATFLTAAYSGRDRAVAFGVWGGVAAAGAAFGPIIGGYLTSFYSWRWAFRLELLVVVVILLASVLLSGSKPTEKFRNLDFVGTLLSSAGLFLIVIGILQLKNLGVWRVIPFFIGGGLLLLAIFFWWERRLKRMGRTPLVEIDLFFDRMFLVGNIVGSLQTAVLAGFLFIIPVFLQSVTGIGAFETGIALLPISMAVFIVSIGGARFSSMIDPKYLVLIGMALGIWGTVMLRDVFGIDTTAAMIVPGSLVFGVGMGLVLSQITNLTLSAAPEEEQTDASGVLNTTKQLGTSVGTALIGVILLISIFSGLLAGLDASGYFEGMEKEEIAVEIDRWVEKMETGAPEEIPEAVLAEAERVADASISQAMRSSFDAIAALLLIGFFASLLIPRTRRGGGW; the protein is encoded by the coding sequence ATGGAAAGGCAGACAGGAATACAGAAATGGGGCGTCCTCGTCGTCGTCTGCCTGGCCGTCTTCATCATGGTCATCGACACGACCATCATGAACGTCTCCATCTCGGCCCTGGTCGTCGAACTGGACACCACGGTCCCGGCGATCCAGTCGGTCATCGCGATCTACGCCCTGATCATGGCCTCGTTCATGCTCTTCGGGAGCAGGATGCAGGACGTGATGGGGCGAAAACGCGCCTTCCTCTTCGGGGTGGTGCTGTACGGCATCGGCACCTTCGTCGCCTCGATGAGCTGGAACCTCGGGGTGCTGCTTGTCGGGTGGTCGGTCTTCGAGGGAGTGGGGGCAGTATTCATGATGCCGGCGACGGCCACCTTCCTCACCGCCGCGTATTCGGGGCGGGACCGGGCCGTCGCTTTCGGGGTCTGGGGCGGGGTGGCCGCGGCCGGGGCGGCCTTCGGTCCGATCATCGGGGGGTACCTCACCTCCTTCTATTCCTGGCGATGGGCCTTCAGGCTCGAACTCCTGGTCGTCGTCGTCATCCTCCTCGCCTCGGTCCTCCTCTCGGGCTCGAAGCCGACCGAGAAATTCCGGAACCTCGACTTTGTCGGAACTCTTCTCTCCTCCGCCGGGCTCTTCCTCATCGTCATCGGGATCCTCCAGCTCAAAAACCTGGGGGTGTGGCGGGTCATCCCCTTCTTCATCGGGGGCGGCCTCCTCCTGCTGGCGATCTTCTTCTGGTGGGAGAGACGGCTGAAACGGATGGGGCGCACGCCGCTCGTCGAGATCGATCTCTTCTTCGACCGGATGTTTCTCGTCGGCAACATCGTCGGTAGTCTCCAGACCGCGGTGCTCGCCGGGTTCCTCTTCATCATCCCGGTCTTTCTCCAGTCGGTCACCGGCATCGGTGCCTTCGAGACCGGGATCGCTCTGCTCCCGATCTCGATGGCAGTCTTCATCGTCTCGATCGGGGGTGCCAGGTTCTCGTCGATGATCGACCCGAAGTACCTCGTCCTCATCGGGATGGCGCTGGGGATCTGGGGTACGGTGATGCTCAGGGACGTCTTCGGGATAGACACAACCGCCGCCATGATCGTTCCCGGTTCCCTGGTCTTCGGGGTCGGGATGGGGCTCGTCCTCTCCCAGATCACCAACCTCACCCTCTCGGCCGCCCCTGAAGAGGAGCAGACCGACGCCTCTGGTGTGCTGAACACGACCAAGCAACTCGGCACCTCGGTGGGGACCGCCCTCATCGGGGTCATCCTCCTTATCTCGATCTTCTCCGGCCTGCTCGCCGGTCTCGATGCCTCGGGGTACTTCGAGGGGATGGAGAAGGAGGAGATCGCGGTCGAGATCGACCGGTGGGTCGAGAAGATGGAGACCGGAGCGCCTGAGGAGATCCCCGAGGCGGTGCTTGCGGAGGCCGAGCGGGTCGCGGACGCCTCGATCAGTCAGGCGATGCGATCTTCGTTCGATGCGATCGCGGCCCTCCTCCTCATCGGTTTCTTTGCATCTCTTCTGATCCCGCGGACCAGGAGAGGGGGAGGGTGGTGA
- a CDS encoding DUF1269 domain-containing protein, with product MAFGPVQLFVIGFENPDFHGEILEQLRKVREEGLLRLIDLQFVWKDEDGNISSFEATDLSDEEAARFGAVIGGLIGYGAAGREGARAGAKMGAMAVSERDLGLTEDDLEDISLSIPSNSAAAIMLVEHRWALDLRDAVRSAGGVVLTQGMLTPEVLMSVGAELAEAVAAAEEEEKKKMKVPLAAR from the coding sequence ATGGCATTCGGACCGGTACAACTCTTCGTGATCGGGTTTGAGAACCCCGACTTTCACGGAGAGATCCTGGAACAATTGAGAAAAGTGCGGGAGGAGGGTTTGCTCAGGCTCATCGATCTCCAGTTTGTCTGGAAGGACGAGGACGGGAACATCTCCTCCTTTGAGGCGACCGATCTTTCCGATGAGGAGGCCGCACGATTCGGCGCCGTCATCGGTGGGCTCATCGGGTACGGCGCCGCCGGCCGGGAAGGGGCGCGGGCCGGCGCAAAGATGGGTGCGATGGCCGTCTCAGAGCGCGATCTCGGGCTTACCGAGGACGACCTTGAGGACATCAGTCTCTCGATCCCGTCGAACTCCGCCGCGGCGATCATGCTCGTCGAGCATAGGTGGGCGCTCGACCTGCGGGATGCGGTGAGGTCGGCAGGGGGCGTGGTCCTCACGCAGGGGATGCTGACGCCCGAAGTCCTGATGAGTGTCGGCGCCGAACTCGCCGAGGCGGTGGCGGCGGCCGAGGAAGAGGAGAAGAAGAAGATGAAGGTGCCGCTCGCCGCACGCTGA
- a CDS encoding small multi-drug export protein, translated as MHRLITLLVQVSRALSYVLVFSLGIPILLDLVLGLQGAPLLGLVTSSLIFQAAAAAVGVSLGLHPALILLVMTSFALGMVLAIFQICDTSSEQSERVNRWIQGIGEKAKKITILDKYGVYSLIFISWIPGLGLYACPVIAWIFGWERKFSVLFILVGWFLASLAVLLTSLGFVSIFL; from the coding sequence ATGCACCGTCTCATCACCCTGCTGGTCCAGGTCTCCAGAGCACTCTCCTATGTCCTCGTCTTCTCTCTTGGCATCCCTATTCTTCTTGACCTGGTGCTGGGTCTCCAGGGCGCTCCGCTGCTCGGCCTGGTCACTTCGAGTCTTATTTTTCAGGCGGCCGCGGCCGCCGTCGGGGTCTCGCTCGGCCTCCACCCGGCCCTCATCCTCCTGGTCATGACCTCCTTCGCCCTGGGGATGGTGCTTGCAATCTTCCAGATCTGCGACACCTCCTCGGAACAGTCCGAACGGGTCAACCGGTGGATCCAGGGGATCGGCGAGAAAGCGAAAAAGATCACGATCCTGGACAAATACGGCGTCTACTCCCTCATCTTCATCTCGTGGATCCCGGGCCTGGGACTGTACGCCTGCCCGGTCATCGCCTGGATCTTCGGATGGGAACGGAAGTTTTCGGTGCTTTTCATCCTCGTCGGGTGGTTCCTCGCCTCCCTTGCCGTACTCCTCACCTCCCTCGGCTTCGTCAGTATCTTCCTCTGA
- a CDS encoding arylsulfatase, with protein MPEQFKGVINLDIRDSVPDWTPYEAPRAPKDTPNILMIVLDDVGFSAFSCYGGLIETPNIDRLAGDGLLYTQWHTTALCSPTRACLLTGRNHTTAGMACIAEGTTGFPNSNGHIPFECATLAEVLVEAGYGTCMLGKWHLCPEEEMHLASTRRNWPVGRGFERYYGFLGGETNQYFPALVSDNQSVDQPATPEEGYHLTEDLTDEAITYIRDLRQIDPHKPFFMYYAPGATHAPHHVPKEWIERYAGKFDEGYEHYRKEVLARQKEMGIVPHETELPPINPIGTPESREGPDGNPFPETDHTIPWDSLSAEEKRLFSRMAEVYAGFLSHTDHQIGRLISYLEEAGELENTLVVLLSDNGASAEGGPYGSVNENKFFNGIPESLEENFTMLDLLGGPETYNHYCNGWAMAFNTPFKMWKRYCYAGGIADPLVIHWPKGFRARGEVRHQYHHAVDIAPTILECIGLKMPETVKGVTQWPLEGMSMRYSFDAPGAGSRKETQYYTMLGSRGIWHRGWKAVTTHPTLSGWGRFMEDTWELYHTDTDRSEVRNLAEGNPEMLEHLKALWFHEAGRYGGLPLDDRPAIEVLTSPRPQPAPRRNLFAYYPGTNPVPQAVGVNIRNQSYAIAADVEIPDGGAEGVLFTQGDTFGGHALYLRENRLHYVYNFAGSTVQQVSSVVEVTEGACILSAVFTKTGEEPKGTAHGRLALYIDDRMVGEGEIKTQPGKFSLSGGGISVGLQRGSPVTADYPGERPWQFTGTVRKVLVDVSGEPYVHLETEGEAMMSRE; from the coding sequence ATGCCTGAACAGTTCAAGGGAGTGATCAACCTGGACATCAGGGACTCGGTCCCTGACTGGACCCCCTACGAGGCCCCCCGTGCGCCGAAGGATACACCGAACATCCTGATGATCGTCCTCGACGACGTCGGGTTCTCTGCGTTCTCCTGTTACGGCGGCCTGATCGAGACACCGAACATCGACCGCCTCGCCGGAGACGGACTTCTGTACACCCAGTGGCACACCACCGCCCTCTGCTCTCCGACCCGCGCCTGCCTGCTCACCGGCCGCAACCACACCACCGCCGGCATGGCCTGCATCGCCGAGGGGACCACCGGTTTTCCGAACTCGAACGGGCACATCCCCTTCGAGTGCGCCACCCTCGCCGAGGTGCTCGTCGAGGCGGGGTACGGCACCTGCATGCTCGGCAAGTGGCATCTCTGTCCTGAAGAGGAGATGCACCTCGCCTCGACGCGGCGCAACTGGCCGGTCGGCCGGGGGTTCGAGAGGTATTACGGTTTCCTGGGCGGCGAGACAAACCAGTATTTCCCGGCCCTCGTCTCGGACAACCAATCGGTCGACCAACCGGCGACGCCTGAGGAGGGGTATCACCTCACCGAAGATCTCACCGACGAGGCGATCACCTACATCCGCGACCTCAGGCAGATCGATCCGCACAAACCCTTCTTCATGTACTACGCTCCCGGCGCCACCCATGCCCCGCACCATGTCCCGAAGGAATGGATCGAGCGGTACGCCGGGAAGTTCGATGAGGGCTACGAGCACTACCGCAAGGAGGTGCTGGCGCGACAGAAGGAGATGGGGATCGTCCCGCACGAGACCGAACTCCCGCCCATCAACCCGATCGGCACGCCTGAGAGCAGAGAGGGGCCTGACGGGAATCCCTTCCCCGAGACCGACCACACCATCCCCTGGGACTCGCTCTCAGCCGAGGAAAAAAGACTCTTCTCCAGGATGGCCGAGGTCTATGCCGGGTTCCTCAGCCACACCGACCACCAGATCGGCCGGCTCATCTCCTACCTGGAGGAGGCCGGGGAACTGGAGAACACCCTGGTCGTCCTGCTCTCTGACAACGGGGCCAGTGCCGAAGGCGGGCCGTACGGCTCGGTCAACGAGAACAAGTTCTTCAACGGGATTCCCGAGAGCCTGGAAGAGAACTTCACGATGCTCGACCTCCTCGGCGGCCCGGAGACCTACAACCACTACTGCAACGGATGGGCAATGGCCTTCAACACGCCCTTCAAGATGTGGAAACGCTACTGCTATGCCGGCGGGATCGCCGACCCCCTCGTCATCCACTGGCCGAAGGGGTTTCGGGCGAGGGGCGAGGTGAGGCACCAGTACCACCATGCAGTCGACATCGCCCCGACCATCCTGGAATGTATCGGGCTCAAGATGCCCGAGACCGTGAAGGGCGTCACCCAGTGGCCGCTCGAAGGGATGAGCATGCGCTACTCCTTCGACGCACCGGGTGCCGGAAGCCGCAAAGAGACGCAGTATTACACGATGCTCGGGAGCCGGGGGATCTGGCACCGGGGCTGGAAGGCGGTCACCACCCACCCGACGCTCTCGGGTTGGGGCCGGTTCATGGAGGACACCTGGGAGCTCTATCATACCGATACCGACCGTTCGGAGGTGCGGAACCTCGCGGAAGGAAATCCAGAGATGCTCGAACACCTCAAGGCCCTCTGGTTCCATGAGGCCGGACGGTACGGCGGGCTTCCGCTCGACGACCGGCCGGCGATCGAGGTGCTCACCTCGCCCAGACCACAGCCAGCGCCGCGGCGAAACCTCTTCGCCTACTATCCGGGTACAAACCCGGTGCCCCAGGCGGTGGGGGTGAACATCCGCAACCAGTCGTACGCCATCGCCGCCGATGTGGAGATCCCGGACGGCGGCGCCGAGGGCGTGCTCTTTACCCAGGGCGACACCTTCGGCGGGCACGCCCTCTATCTCAGGGAGAACCGTCTCCACTATGTCTACAACTTTGCGGGCAGCACCGTGCAGCAGGTCAGCAGCGTCGTCGAGGTGACCGAGGGAGCGTGCATCCTCTCGGCCGTCTTCACCAAGACCGGCGAGGAACCGAAGGGGACGGCCCACGGCAGGCTTGCATTGTACATCGACGACAGGATGGTGGGTGAGGGAGAGATCAAGACCCAGCCCGGAAAATTTTCGCTCAGCGGCGGCGGGATCAGTGTCGGGCTCCAGCGGGGAAGTCCGGTGACCGCGGACTATCCTGGCGAACGCCCCTGGCAGTTCACCGGGACGGTCAGGAAGGTGCTGGTGGACGTGAGCGGGGAGCCCTACGTCCACCTGGAGACCGAAGGCGAGGCGATGATGAGCCGCGAATGA
- the cooS gene encoding anaerobic carbon-monoxide dehydrogenase catalytic subunit, with protein sequence MEPERISYHASVKTAYERLKKDGISNVWDRYEAQGLGGDPDQRCAFCTGGVRCDFCSNGPCRADAAKDKRGVCGISADGMAMRMMLLRNVMGASTYHYHCEQTVRTLRETARGRTPYRIREPEKLVTFARRLGVLTGGEDAEVALRLCDILEKDFHRHSEEESVIVTRLAPAERKKVWRDLGIFPGGIYGEMMRTTSSCLTNVDGSYLSLAKKALRLGVAMAYQSQVVLETLQDCLFGTPSPHPIRVDLGVLDPDYVNILPNGHEPFLGFALVDRARDPAWQAAAEEAGAKGLRVIANIETGQEMVQRLRMDEVFWGYTGNWIMQEAVLATGAVDVFVADMNCSLPLDPAYAEKYHFKLVPVSELVAFEGVEERVDYDPVQADAQAAGLLRMGIENFKERHGTVEPLAGLPMGEAVAGFSPESIVAALGGSLTPLLDAIKGGSIQGVTALVSCTTLRDSGQDVHSVAVARELIARDILVLSMGCGNAAMQVAGLCSPEAAADAGPGLKKICTALGIPPVLSFGTCTDTGRCADLVATIAAALGGVPVTALPVAVAAPEYMEQKATVDAIFALAFGLYTYVNPVPTVTGAPNLVALLTDEIQGLTGGVLALETDAGAAAEGIAGHIKKKREGLGI encoded by the coding sequence ATGGAACCTGAACGGATCTCATATCATGCGTCGGTGAAGACGGCGTATGAACGCCTGAAAAAAGACGGCATCTCGAATGTCTGGGACCGGTACGAGGCCCAGGGACTGGGCGGCGACCCCGACCAACGCTGTGCCTTCTGTACCGGCGGCGTCCGCTGCGACTTCTGCTCCAACGGGCCATGCCGGGCCGACGCGGCAAAGGACAAACGCGGGGTCTGCGGGATCTCGGCCGACGGCATGGCGATGCGGATGATGCTCCTGCGCAACGTGATGGGCGCCTCGACCTACCACTACCACTGCGAACAGACGGTGCGGACCCTGCGGGAGACGGCCCGCGGCAGGACGCCGTACCGGATCCGGGAGCCTGAAAAACTCGTAACTTTCGCCAGACGACTCGGTGTCCTGACCGGCGGCGAGGATGCGGAGGTGGCGCTGCGCCTCTGCGATATCCTGGAGAAAGATTTCCACCGGCACTCCGAGGAGGAGAGCGTGATCGTGACGCGGCTTGCACCGGCCGAACGGAAGAAAGTCTGGCGCGACCTCGGGATCTTTCCCGGCGGAATCTATGGGGAGATGATGCGCACCACCAGTTCGTGCCTCACGAACGTGGACGGTTCCTATCTCTCCCTCGCAAAAAAGGCGCTGCGCCTCGGGGTGGCGATGGCCTACCAGAGCCAGGTCGTTCTCGAAACCCTGCAGGACTGCCTCTTCGGGACGCCGTCACCCCACCCGATCCGGGTCGACCTCGGCGTCCTGGACCCCGACTATGTGAACATCCTCCCCAACGGCCACGAACCCTTCCTCGGTTTCGCGCTGGTGGATCGTGCGAGGGATCCGGCCTGGCAGGCGGCGGCAGAGGAGGCAGGGGCGAAGGGATTGAGGGTCATCGCCAACATCGAGACCGGGCAGGAGATGGTCCAGCGTCTCCGGATGGACGAGGTCTTCTGGGGGTATACCGGCAACTGGATCATGCAGGAGGCGGTGCTCGCCACCGGGGCGGTCGACGTCTTTGTGGCCGACATGAACTGCTCGCTCCCGCTCGACCCCGCGTATGCGGAGAAGTATCATTTCAAATTGGTCCCGGTCTCAGAACTCGTCGCCTTCGAGGGGGTCGAGGAACGGGTGGACTATGACCCGGTGCAGGCCGATGCGCAGGCGGCCGGGTTGCTCCGGATGGGGATCGAGAATTTCAAAGAGCGACACGGCACCGTCGAACCGCTCGCCGGCCTTCCGATGGGCGAGGCGGTCGCGGGGTTCTCGCCCGAGAGCATCGTCGCCGCCCTCGGCGGGAGTCTCACTCCCCTCCTCGACGCCATCAAGGGAGGGAGCATCCAGGGGGTCACCGCCCTCGTCTCCTGCACCACCCTGCGGGACAGCGGGCAGGACGTCCACTCGGTCGCGGTGGCCAGGGAACTGATCGCACGCGACATCCTCGTCCTCTCGATGGGGTGCGGGAACGCGGCGATGCAGGTCGCGGGCCTCTGCTCTCCTGAGGCCGCCGCGGATGCCGGGCCGGGGCTGAAAAAGATCTGCACGGCGCTCGGCATCCCGCCGGTCCTCTCCTTTGGGACCTGCACCGACACCGGGCGGTGCGCCGACCTCGTCGCGACGATCGCCGCCGCCCTCGGCGGAGTGCCGGTGACCGCCCTCCCGGTGGCGGTGGCGGCGCCCGAGTACATGGAGCAGAAGGCGACGGTCGACGCCATCTTCGCCCTTGCCTTCGGGCTGTACACCTATGTCAACCCGGTCCCGACCGTGACCGGGGCGCCGAACCTGGTGGCCCTGCTCACCGACGAGATCCAGGGACTCACCGGCGGCGTGCTTGCCCTTGAGACGGACGCCGGGGCGGCGGCCGAGGGGATCGCCGGTCACATCAAGAAGAAGAGAGAGGGACTTGGCATATGA